The DNA window ACAACAATATATGTTGGATATGACAATAACGATCCTTTATATAAAGCAACAGGAGGGGGAGTAGCAGCACCTCTTTGGAAAAATTTCTACCAAGAGATTATAGAAAAAGGTTACTACACTCCAACTACATTTACATTCTTAGATAACCATGTTAAAAATGGAGATTTAACTTATCAAGAGTTAGATCCTATATCTGGATTATTAAATGGTAGTCCTTCTGATAAAACTTTCTTATTAAGAAGAGGAAGAATTGCAGTGGAAAAAGATAGTAAGTATACAAATGGTATTGCAGGTGTTCTTGGATACTATGTTCCTACTCAAGAGACAACTTCAAAAAATGAAGCTATGTCTTCTGAAGAAGTAACTGGTCCAGCTGCACAACAAGTTACTCAACCAGTGCAACAGCAAAATCAACAAAAACCTCAGCAACAAAAGAAAGAGGAGAAAAAAGGATTCTTCCAAAGATTATTCAATTTCTAAATATACAAAAGGAGAGAGAAGTTAATTCTTCTCTCTCCTTTCTATTTTATATAATCTTTTTATAAGAATATCTCTTGAAGTTTCTTTGCCACTCCATTTTCTGCATTTGTCTTTATTACTTCATTTTCAGGTAATAAAGCCTTTAGTCTTGGACTTCCATTTCCCATGATAAATCCTTTTCCTACAGATGATAGCATTTCAAGGTCATTTAATCCATCTCCAAAAGCGATTGTTTCTTTAAGATCAATCCCTTCAGCTTTTAAAACTTCCTCTATTGCACTAGCTTTAGAAACTCCCTCTCTCATAACCTCTAAACAAGATCCAAGTGAAAGAGTGATATTTAATCCCTCGTGGAATTGTTTTCTTAATTTTTTCTCTAACTCAGAGATATGCTCTTCATCATCACATATAAAGAAAAATTTTGTAATTTCTTTTCCTACTAAAGATTGGAAAGGAGCTATTACATGATGAAATCCAGACTCTTTGTGGAAAACTAATGCTTCCTCTAAAGGCTTTTCAGCATACCACTCTTCATCTAAATAAACATTTTTATGTAAGTTCTCATTATAGTTATAGTTTAATAACTCCTTAGATAAGTGAGCTGGAATATTGTGAGATATAATCTCTTTGTTATTATAGTCATGCACCTTAGCACCGTTTGAAGTAATTAAGAAACTATCTAGCTCTAACATATCTTTAAATGTTATTGCATCATTGTGATGTCTTCCAGTAGCTATTATAAACTTCACTCCAGAATTTACAACTTTTCTTATAGTCTCTTTTGTTTCTTCAGATATAGTGTGATGCTCATTTAATAGTGTTCCATCTAAGTCACATATAATTGCTTTGTATTTCATTTGTTCTCCTTAAAATTTTTAGAAGTAGTACTTTGCTCCTACTCCTACTAAATATAAAACTCCATCGTCTACAATAGGTGAGTCTGAAATTTCACTACTGAATTTCTCAACACCTAAAAATGCCATAAGAGCTACGTTGTCAGTTAATCTATAGTCAGCTGTTAAGTTAAGCCCCATTGAATAAGCTGCATCCGCTTTATAAGCTCTATCAATTTTGCTATTTCTTCTAGCTTCATCTGAAGTTACACCAAAGTAGTAATCAGTATAATCTCCTGAGTATCCTTTAACGTGAATAGAAGGAACTATTGTAAGTTTGTCATCTACTTTATAAGCTTTAAACGCACTTATCTTTCCCTCTCCTCCATGTTCTCCAACTTGAGCAGAAAGCCCAGTTTTAACTCCGTAGAATCCAGTATCAGCATCTAATCTAATTCCAAACATCGCTTGGAACTTTCTGTCATCAATATTGTCGTATCCTCTTGCTAAGTCAGCACCATCTACAGCAAATCCAGCTAATGGATCAACAAATAGTGACGCAGCAAAAGCATCATCTTTATAAAATTGGAATCCTACAGTTGCACCCTTAACATATAAATCATAGTAGTTAATATCTAATAGTGGCATTGGATATGCTTTATCTTCTGCACCTTTATAGATACTGTCAGAAACTCCTACTCCAGCTCCAATTCCAAATTTGTTTTCAGCTAATGCTGTAGCAGAAAGTGTTAATGCTAATAACCCCATTAATATTTTCTTCATATTAATCCTCCCTAAGTTACTTTTTCCCATAACTTTTTTCTTCTCTTTTTACTTTTATAAAGTTGTATTTCCCAGATACTTTTCTTTTAAAATTAAAAAGATTATTTGTTGGAAATATTCCAATTCTTCTAATTTCAAATAAATCATCAGAAAAAACTATACTACCTGAATCAGTAGCTACTGCAAATTTATAACCAGCTTCTTGAGGTATTCTTTTTACCTCTTCATTTAAACTACCGTAAGGATATGCAAAAGACAACAGCTCTTTTCCTATTATTTTTTCAATATTAGATTTCGAGTTAATTATCTCAGACTTTACCTGTTCAGTTGATAGTTCAGCTAGTCTTGGGTGAGTAGATGTATGTCCACCAAACTCTATTCCATAGTTTTGCATCTCTAGAAGTTCCTCTTGATTCATTAAAGTAAATCTTTTTTCAGGATTTCCAGGATTATCTACATCCCATTTATTATACTCTATCCCATCGAGTACATATATAATACCTTTAAACTGATATTTTTTCAAGATAGGAAAAGCATTTTCATAGTTATCTTTATATCCATCATCAAACGTAAGCATAATCCATTTCTTATCTTTATCAAATCTTTGTTTATACCTATTATTTAGCAACTCTTTAAAAGTTACAGTTTCGTATCCTTTCTTTTTAAGATATTTCATCTGCTCTTCAAACTGCTCAACAGTTACATAAGTACCATGAACGCCTTTTTCACTTTCGTTTTTTATAACTCTGTGATACATGATAACAGGCATTTCATATTTTTTCTTTTTTACAATCTCTCTTTGATAAACTTTCTCAATATTTTCAACTATAGACTCTATTGAAAACTCCTCTATAACTCTTTCTCTTAAAGTTTTCAAATCATCTTTATTTATATTGAAACCTTTATCGATTTCTGGAATCACATCTGTCCATCTAAATGTTGGAGCATGATTTAAAGAGATATCGCCAAAGTTAGATTTTAAAGCTGTGTTTAATCTATCTAAAGTTACTATTCCTACAGACTCAGCTTCTCCTATTGCTAAAACTGGAACCTCACAAAGGATGGCTTCAACAGCAACTCTTCCAGCTCCTATAACAATAGAAGACTCTCTTATTTTTTCAGAAACATTATTTACATATCCTAAAAATTCAACATTTCCTGTAAACTTTTTAAATCTTGCTGGAACCTCTTTTCCTCCAATAACTTGAATCTTAAAATCTTTTCTTCTATGAAGAATATCGAGTAAGTTATAAGTTACATCTCCTTTAGGACCAGATAATCTTCCGATTATTGATATAACCTTCTGATTCTTTTCAATATCAGTAAAAGTGCTCTTTTGATACTCTTTTGTATTAATCATATTTCTAAGAACAGTTATATTTTCAGGTTTAACTTTTAGATCATTAACAATATGATCTCTTATATTTTCACAAACACTTAAAGAGTAATCTCCAAATGCTTTAACTAATTTTCTGCTCAAGTGCACAGGTTGTCTCCCGTGTATTGTTGTAATCAGGGGAATCTTTGCTATTCTACAAGCTATTGCACAACTCCAAGATGATGCTCTTGAATGAGCATGTACAACTTGGATATCTTTTTCTTTTATAATCTTAAGAAGTTTTCTAACTTGACTAACTCTATCTTTAAGTTTTCTTTTATTAAACTCTATTTTTTCATATTGTGCGTTTGTAGGTTTAGTTAAAGTATCTGAAACTATATAAACTTTGTTCCCTCTCCTAATAAGTTCATCACTTAGAACCGTTCCGTACACCTCAGCACCAGTTACTTCTAACTGTGAAAGTGCCATAAGTATATTCATTATTAAATCCTCCTACTACTTTAAATTTTCTGGATTCAATACTTCTAACTCTTCAATTACAAAGATACCATCTTTTCTAATTAAAACATCATCAAACCAAATCTCTCCACCACCAAAGTCTGGTCTTTGAATTAGAACTAAATCCCAATGTATAGCTGATTTATTTCCATTGTCAGCTAATTTATATGCTTGTCCTGGAGTAAAGTGAATACTTCCAGCAATTTTTTCATCAAATAGTGTATCTTTCATAGGTTTTAAAATATATGGATTTACACCTATTGCAAATTCACCAATGTGTCTTGCTCCATCATCTGTATTTAAAATTTCATTTAATCTCTCTGTATTGTTAGAAGTAGCTTCTACAATTTTTCCATTCTCAAATCTGAAACAAACATTTTCAAAAGTTGTTCCTTGATAAACAGATGGTGTATTGTATGATATAACTCCATTTATAGAGTCTCTCACTGGAGCTGAGTAAACCTCTCCATCTGGAATATTTCTAAGTCCACAACATTTTACTGATGGTATATCTTTTATAGAGAATGTTAAATCTGTTCCAGGTCCAACAATTCTAACTTTATCTGTTCTATCTAAAAGTGCTGTTAATGAATCCATAGCTCTACTCATCTTTGAATAGTCTAAGTTACAAACGTTATAATAGAAATCTTCAAAAGATTCTAAAGATGTATTTGCAAGTTGAGCCATAGAGTTATTTGGATATCTTAGTACAACCCATTTTGTGTTATTAACTCTTTCTGATAAATGAACTGGCTTCATAAAGTAATCTGTATATATTTTCATTTTAGCTGAATCTATATCAGATAGTTCTGATGCATTTTCAGAACCTCTAATAGCAATATAAGCATCCATGTCTTTCATTCTTTCTAATTCATATTTTGCCATTAACTCTGCTTGTGTTTGATCCATACCTTTTAA is part of the Cetobacterium somerae ATCC BAA-474 genome and encodes:
- a CDS encoding Cof-type HAD-IIB family hydrolase, translated to MKYKAIICDLDGTLLNEHHTISEETKETIRKVVNSGVKFIIATGRHHNDAITFKDMLELDSFLITSNGAKVHDYNNKEIISHNIPAHLSKELLNYNYNENLHKNVYLDEEWYAEKPLEEALVFHKESGFHHVIAPFQSLVGKEITKFFFICDDEEHISELEKKLRKQFHEGLNITLSLGSCLEVMREGVSKASAIEEVLKAEGIDLKETIAFGDGLNDLEMLSSVGKGFIMGNGSPRLKALLPENEVIKTNAENGVAKKLQEIFL
- a CDS encoding MipA/OmpV family protein; translated protein: MKKILMGLLALTLSATALAENKFGIGAGVGVSDSIYKGAEDKAYPMPLLDINYYDLYVKGATVGFQFYKDDAFAASLFVDPLAGFAVDGADLARGYDNIDDRKFQAMFGIRLDADTGFYGVKTGLSAQVGEHGGEGKISAFKAYKVDDKLTIVPSIHVKGYSGDYTDYYFGVTSDEARRNSKIDRAYKADAAYSMGLNLTADYRLTDNVALMAFLGVEKFSSEISDSPIVDDGVLYLVGVGAKYYF
- a CDS encoding polysaccharide deacetylase family protein; protein product: MNILMALSQLEVTGAEVYGTVLSDELIRRGNKVYIVSDTLTKPTNAQYEKIEFNKRKLKDRVSQVRKLLKIIKEKDIQVVHAHSRASSWSCAIACRIAKIPLITTIHGRQPVHLSRKLVKAFGDYSLSVCENIRDHIVNDLKVKPENITVLRNMINTKEYQKSTFTDIEKNQKVISIIGRLSGPKGDVTYNLLDILHRRKDFKIQVIGGKEVPARFKKFTGNVEFLGYVNNVSEKIRESSIVIGAGRVAVEAILCEVPVLAIGEAESVGIVTLDRLNTALKSNFGDISLNHAPTFRWTDVIPEIDKGFNINKDDLKTLRERVIEEFSIESIVENIEKVYQREIVKKKKYEMPVIMYHRVIKNESEKGVHGTYVTVEQFEEQMKYLKKKGYETVTFKELLNNRYKQRFDKDKKWIMLTFDDGYKDNYENAFPILKKYQFKGIIYVLDGIEYNKWDVDNPGNPEKRFTLMNQEELLEMQNYGIEFGGHTSTHPRLAELSTEQVKSEIINSKSNIEKIIGKELLSFAYPYGSLNEEVKRIPQEAGYKFAVATDSGSIVFSDDLFEIRRIGIFPTNNLFNFKRKVSGKYNFIKVKREEKSYGKK
- a CDS encoding aminopeptidase; amino-acid sequence: MDQRIEILAKNLVTYSCRVEKGEKVLIESIGEDSKNLVKALVKEVYAAGGHPFVTIKDQSVTRELLKGMDQTQAELMAKYELERMKDMDAYIAIRGSENASELSDIDSAKMKIYTDYFMKPVHLSERVNNTKWVVLRYPNNSMAQLANTSLESFEDFYYNVCNLDYSKMSRAMDSLTALLDRTDKVRIVGPGTDLTFSIKDIPSVKCCGLRNIPDGEVYSAPVRDSINGVISYNTPSVYQGTTFENVCFRFENGKIVEATSNNTERLNEILNTDDGARHIGEFAIGVNPYILKPMKDTLFDEKIAGSIHFTPGQAYKLADNGNKSAIHWDLVLIQRPDFGGGEIWFDDVLIRKDGIFVIEELEVLNPENLK